One Mastacembelus armatus chromosome 10, fMasArm1.2, whole genome shotgun sequence DNA window includes the following coding sequences:
- the adad1 gene encoding adenosine deaminase domain-containing protein 1: MLSAAGSYGGSRGACFPVTSGLTQSGASSPAFKSKAKPKGSSPKVLIDRYMQGETHAMSLLHQLARILHFQLEIKETVTTANITGLYFAFCVIVNGVKYKTGMGVTKKEARLKAAELALQDLLPTLEDLKPFPSQASDVPPPLPVKEAPSFSDVHPCRPLHNRKSSVNFQILHAVKDELTKLMSSHPEFSACADTTAAFVIQTASGCEVVALGTGNLSTKESASSSGRILHDSHAVVTARRSLMRFFYRHLLMYFSKTANLKEKTVFQQNSSSGLLSLKNGITIHLYVNQLPKGAAQIPSKLRLNPLSISAWQVNNEISLHLSVEGKVFSVFSSAIDKSASKIVSMSATDKITQWQVLGYQGALLSHFIEPIYVQSILIGDCNCSDIRGLEMSVCQRVEGITSQMPMFYYMMRPHISLVPSVAANSTSDGHLTYSINWSEGDSSIEVVDGLEGKTVEESPFKSGSFLASRLCKAAMLHRFKLVAKEAQKQDQLSASSYREAKRMAKPYQEAKNMLRAYLLQQGFGSWLVKLSVSDSFSM, encoded by the exons ATGTTGTCAGCTGCCGGATCGTATGGAGGATCCAGAGGAGCCTGCTTTCCAGTGACATCAGGACTGACTCAGTCAGGTGCCTCTA GTCCTGCTTTCAAGTCAAAAGCCAAGCCAAAAGGTTCATCACCTAAAGTGTTGATTGACAGATACATGCAAGGCGAGACGCACGCCATGTCTTTGCTTCACCAGCTTGCCCGAATCTTGCACTTTCAGTTGGAAATAAAGGAGACAGTGACCACAG ccaaCATAACAGggctttattttgcattttgtgtgatTGTTAATGGGGTTAAGTACAAGACTGGCATGGGAGTAACTAAAAAGGAGGCTCGGCTCAAAGCGGCTGAGCTCGCTCTGCAGGACCTACTGCCCACCTTGGAAGATCTGAAGCCTTTCCCCTCTCAGGCATCAG atGTCCCTCCACCGCTTCCAGTAAAAGAGGCGCCTTCCTTTTCTGACGTCCATCCTTGTAGACCCCTTCaca ATAGGAAGAGTTCTGTCAACTTCCAGATTCTACATGCCGTCAAGGATGAGCTCACTAAGCTGATGAGCAGCCACCCAGAGTTCTCTGCCTGTGCAGACACCACAGCAGCATTTGTTATTCAGACTG CCAGCGGATGTGAGGTGGTTGCTCTTGGCACTGGAAACCTCAGTACCAAAGAGAGTGCCTCGTCAAGTGGACGCATTTTGCATGACTCCCACGCTGTTGTTACTGCAAGGAGATCTCTTATGAG GTTCTTCTACCGGCATCTGCTGATGTACTTCAGCAAAACGGCTAATCTGAAGGAGAAGACGGTCTTCcaacagaacagcagcagtggcCTCCTCAGCCTGAAAAATGGCATCACCATTCACCTCTATGTGAACCAACTCCCAAAGGGTGCTGCACAGATCCCTTCCAAGCT GCGCCTGAACCCACTTTCCATTTCAGCGTGGCAAGTCAACAATGAGATTAgcctccacctgtcagtggaaGGCAAG gTGTTCTCAGTCTTCTCGTCAGCCATCGATAAATCTGCCTCCAAGATTGTCAGTATGTCCGCCACTGACAAGATTACTCAGTGGCAGGTGCTAGGATACCAAGGAGCCTTGCTCAGCCACTTCATTGAGCCCATCTATGTCCAAAGCATCCTCATAG GTGATTGCAACTGCAGTGATATCCGTGGCTTGGAGATGTCTGTGTGCCAGCGTGTGGAGGGGATCACCTCTCAAATGCCCATGTTCTATTACATGATGAGGCCCCACATCAGCCTGGTGCCGTCAGTGGCTGCGAACAGCACCAGTGATGGTCATCTGACCTACAGTATCAACTGGAGTGAAGGAGACAGCTCCATTGAGGTCGTGGATGGTCTAGAGGGCAAGACGGTAGAAGA ATCTCCCTTTAAGAGTGGATCTTTTCTTGCAAGTCgtctgtgcaaagcagcaatgcTGCACCGTTTCAAGTTGGTGGCTAAAGAGGCCCAGAAGCAAGACCAGCTGTCCGCGAGCTCCTACAGAGAGGCCAAG AGAATGGCGAAACCTTACCAGGAGGCCAAGAACATGTTGAGGGCGTACCTGTTGCAGCAGGGCTTTGGTTCCTGGTTGGTAAAGCTTTCAGTTAGTGACAGCTTCAGCATGTAA